The following are encoded in a window of Amaranthus tricolor cultivar Red isolate AtriRed21 chromosome 2, ASM2621246v1, whole genome shotgun sequence genomic DNA:
- the LOC130806317 gene encoding phospho-2-dehydro-3-deoxyheptonate aldolase 2, chloroplastic-like, with the protein MALTTSTPSLTSRSIFGNSNGFNSPKPHQPNFCLLPIRASKSPSTSTTTQNPNPKWSLDSWKAKKALQQPEYPDLNELDSILKTLESFPPIVFAGEARSLEERLGQAAMGNAFLLQGGDCAESFKEFSANNIRDTFRVLLQMSVVLMFGGQMPIVKVGRMAGQFAKPRSDGFEEKNGVKLPSYRGDNINGDAFEEKARIPDPHRMIRAYTQSVATLNLLRAFATGGYAAMQRVTHWNLDFTDHSEQGDRYRELAHRVDEALGFMAAAGLTLDHPIMTTTEFWTSHECLLLPYEQALTREDSTSGLYYDCSAHMIWVGERTRQLDCAHVEFLRGVANPLGIKVSDKMDPNELVKLIDILNPQNKPGRITVITRMGAENMRVKLPHLIRAVRRAGQIVTWVSDPMHGNTIKAPSGLKTRSFDSIRAEVSAFFDVHDQEGSYPGGVHLEMTGQNVTECVGGARTITYDDLSSRYHTHCDPRLNASQSLELAFNIAERLRKRRLGTQHRLSYNSL; encoded by the exons ATGGCTTTGACAACAAGCACTCCATCTCTTACATCAAGATCAATTTTCGGAAACTCAAATGGATTCAATTCGCCGAAACCTCATCAACCCAATTTCTGTTTGCTCCCAATTAGAGCCTCGAAATCTCCATCAACATCCACAACTACCCAGAATCCGAATCCAAAATGGTCTTTAGACAGTTGGAAAGCAAAGAAAGCCCTTCAACAACCCGAATACCCTGACCTGAATGAGTTGGATTCAATTCTTAAGACCCTTGAATCTTTCCCACCAATTGTATTCGCGGGAGAAGCTCGGAGCCTCGAAGAAAGACTTGGTCAAGCGGCCATGGGAAACGCGTTTTTGCTTCAAGGGGGCGATTGTGCTGAGAGTTTCAAGGAGTTTAGTGCTAATAATATAAGGGATACTTTCAGGGTTCTTCTTCAGATGAGTGTCGTTCTTATGTTTGGTGGTCAGATGCCTATTgttaaa GTGGGCAGAATGGCTGGTCAATTTGCAAAGCCAAGATCAGATGGTTTTGAGGAGAAGAATGGAGTGAAATTGCCAAGCTACAGGGGTGATAACATTAATGGAGATGCATTTGAAGAAAAGGCGAGAATTCCAGATCCTCATAGGATGATAAGGGCATACACTCAATCTGTGGCAACTTTGAACCTTCTAAGGGCCTTTGCTACTGGAGGTTATGCTGCCATGCAAAGGGTCACTCATTGGAATCTTGATTTCACCGACCACAGTGAGCAGGGTGACAG GTACCGTGAACTAGCCCATCGGGTTGATGAAGCTCTTGGCTTCATGGCTGCTGCTGGACTTACACTAGATCACCCAATCATGACGACAACAGAATTTTGGACATCGCATGAGTGCTTGCTCTTGCCATATGAGCAAGCTCTTACAAGAGAAGATTCAACTTCTGGATTGTACTATGATTGCTCTGCTCACATGATTTGGGTTGGAGAACGTACACGACAACTTGACTGTGCTCATGTTGAGTTCTTGAGAGGGGTTGCTAACCCTCTTGGTATTAAG GTAAGTGATAAGATGGATCCTAATGAACTTGTTAAGCTGATCGACATTCTTAACCCTCAAAACAAGCCTGGGAGGATTACTGTGATTACCAGGATGGGTGCGGAGAATATGAGGGTAAAACTTCCGCATCTTATTAGAGCCGTTCGTCGTGCTGGTCAAATTGTAACTTGGGTTAGTGACCCAATGCACGGGAACACCATCAAGGCTCCTTCTGGTCTCAAAACCCGGTCCTTCGATTCTATCAGG GCGGAGGTTAGCGCATTCTTTGATGTTCATGATCAAGAAGGAAGCTACCCTGGAGGAGTTCATCTGGAGATGACGGGTCAGAACGTGACAGAGTGTGTAGGAGGTGCACGTACCATCACATACGATGATTTAAGCTCTCGCTACCACACACATTGTGATCCAAGGCTCAATGCTTCTCAATCGCTAGAATTAGCATTCAATATTGCCGAGCGTCTTCGTAAGAGAAGACTAGGAACACAACACCGTTTAAGCTACAATTCTCTTTAG
- the LOC130806837 gene encoding uncharacterized protein LOC130806837, with product MLMFGPYWMLTSLVCRISISDSLGILIQLWSSIFVFVCGLFIIGSKTYGAFKFVANQVFRGSKLNSSRLKDEDDDNVQDDVCKAVVPWVPSHTLNPLPEIQTEVSDSMEADEIEASTMEIENAKCLSLVNFCMKTCIW from the coding sequence ATGCTCATGTTTGGCCCATATTGGATGCTAACATCATTAGTTTGTAGGATTTCCATATCAGATTCATTAGGCATATTGATCCAATTATGGTCTTCAATTTTTGTCTTTGTTTGTGGTCTATTTATAATTGGATCAAAAACTTATGGAGCATTTAAGTTTGTTGCAAATCAAGTTTTTCGGGGTAGCAAGCTCAACTCTTCAAGACTTAAAGATGAGGATGATGATAACGTTCAGGATGATGTATGCAAAGCAGTCGTCCCTTGGGTACCTTCTCATACACTCAACCCATTACCAGAAATACAAACGGAGGTGTCAGATTCAATGGAAGCAGATGAAATTGAAGCATCAACTATGGAGATTGAGAATGCAAAGTGCCtatcacttgtaaatttttgcatgaaaacttgtatatggtag